The Microbacterium paraoxydans genome includes a window with the following:
- a CDS encoding BLUF domain-containing protein, with product MTAARADGLLRLVYTSTAAQPFRETALEQLLEQCRRSNAARDITGLLLFRQGRFLQVLEGPVEAVRRLVDAIADDPRHRAMRILLETPITARLFSDWSMGYRSFRTGSTAAPAGFRDSFDDLVDGADASTMERALFELTLWFRTRSGAAVPIPTASDEGSSLRV from the coding sequence GTGACGGCGGCCAGGGCCGACGGGCTGCTCCGCCTCGTCTACACCAGCACGGCGGCGCAGCCGTTCCGGGAGACCGCTCTGGAGCAGCTGCTCGAGCAGTGCCGCCGGTCGAACGCGGCCCGCGACATCACGGGCCTCCTCCTCTTCCGCCAGGGGCGCTTCCTCCAGGTCCTCGAAGGACCGGTCGAGGCCGTGCGCCGACTCGTCGACGCGATCGCCGACGATCCGCGTCACCGCGCGATGCGCATCCTGCTGGAGACGCCGATCACCGCCCGGCTCTTCTCCGATTGGTCGATGGGCTATCGGTCGTTCCGCACGGGGAGCACCGCCGCCCCCGCGGGCTTCCGCGACTCCTTCGACGACCTCGTCGACGGCGCGGACGCCTCCACGATGGAGCGCGCCCTGTTCGAGCTCACCCTGTGGTTCCGCACCCGCTCCGGCGCTGCGGTTCCGATTCCGACCGCGAGCGACGAGGGTTCCTCCCTCCGGGTATGA
- a CDS encoding glycoside hydrolase family 65 protein — MTARFTVEPWAVGIESVDPAHLAQEESVFGLSNGHIGWRGNLDEGDPRGVAGSYLNGVFEEHPMPYAEDGYGYPETGQTVINVPNGQLIRLLVGDEPFDVEHGTVHAHTRRLDLREGTLHREVDWESAEGRRVHINSTRLVSLEHRSLAAVRYRVQALDAPLAVTVLSEVLANEPLPVTHDDPRVQELLARPLEAVAASERGARSTLLHRTRRSGLRVAVSADHLVQISGKRTPEVTTEVDDDLARTRIRVDLAPGEELEVVKLVGHEWSASLAPQTLRDRAEEAVEEAARLGWDALVAGQRAVLDRYWECGDVRIEGDARLQQAVRFALFQVFQASARAEARSVPGKGLTGSGYEGHTFWDFEAFVLPVLTSTAPDAALQALRWRHATLDHARERARTLGLRGASFAWRTIDGRESSGYWPASTAAFHINAAVAGAVMHYVRTTGDQDFEREAGTEILVETARLWVSLGRRDDDGGFHIDGVTGPDEYTAVVDDNVYTNLSARRNLRGAAAAVRRHPNVAARLGVDDDEISAWEAAADGMTVLYDEERKVHPQSAGFTAHARWDFDATGPDDYPLHSHFPYFDLYRKQVLKQADLVLALYTAHEEFTWEEKARAFAYYDALTVRDSSLSAAAQAVIAAEVGHLELASAYLAELAALDLDDLHGNTDEGLHIAALAGIWTGVTAGYGGMREGDDGLSFRPQLPDGVTRLAFGVRLHGCILHVDITPAETTYRLSAGEPVTIRHAGEELVLHAGVPSKLPTPDRVEPLTPAPVPPRWREPGRPRAGD, encoded by the coding sequence ATGACGGCGCGCTTCACGGTCGAGCCGTGGGCCGTCGGCATCGAGAGCGTCGACCCGGCCCATCTCGCGCAGGAGGAGTCCGTCTTCGGTCTCTCCAACGGCCACATCGGCTGGCGGGGCAATCTCGACGAAGGCGATCCGCGGGGTGTGGCGGGCAGTTACCTGAACGGCGTGTTCGAAGAGCATCCGATGCCGTATGCGGAGGACGGATACGGCTACCCCGAGACGGGGCAGACGGTGATCAACGTGCCGAACGGGCAGCTCATCCGCCTGCTGGTCGGCGACGAGCCGTTCGACGTCGAGCACGGGACCGTCCATGCGCACACCCGCCGCCTCGACCTGCGCGAAGGCACCCTGCATCGGGAGGTGGACTGGGAGTCAGCGGAGGGACGTCGGGTGCACATCAACTCGACCCGTCTGGTCTCCCTGGAGCACCGGTCGCTGGCCGCCGTGCGCTACCGCGTGCAGGCGCTCGACGCTCCGCTCGCGGTGACCGTGCTGTCCGAGGTGCTCGCGAACGAGCCGCTTCCCGTGACCCATGACGATCCGCGGGTGCAGGAGCTCCTCGCCCGTCCGCTGGAGGCCGTCGCTGCATCGGAGCGCGGCGCGCGGAGCACGCTGTTGCACCGCACCCGCCGCAGCGGTCTGCGTGTGGCGGTGAGCGCGGACCATCTCGTGCAGATCTCCGGAAAGAGGACGCCGGAGGTGACGACCGAGGTGGACGACGATCTGGCGCGCACGCGCATCCGCGTCGACCTCGCCCCCGGCGAGGAGCTCGAGGTCGTCAAGCTCGTCGGACACGAGTGGTCGGCGTCCCTCGCACCGCAGACGCTGCGTGACCGCGCGGAGGAGGCCGTGGAGGAAGCGGCTCGCCTGGGGTGGGACGCGCTCGTGGCGGGACAGCGCGCCGTCCTCGATCGGTACTGGGAGTGCGGCGACGTCCGTATCGAGGGCGATGCCCGGCTGCAGCAGGCCGTGCGCTTCGCGCTGTTCCAGGTGTTCCAGGCGTCGGCGCGCGCCGAGGCTCGATCCGTGCCGGGCAAGGGTCTCACCGGCTCGGGCTACGAGGGCCACACATTTTGGGACTTCGAGGCGTTCGTGCTCCCCGTGCTCACCTCGACCGCTCCGGATGCCGCGCTCCAGGCACTGCGCTGGCGGCATGCGACGCTGGATCACGCCAGGGAGCGGGCGCGCACGCTCGGCCTGCGCGGCGCGTCCTTCGCCTGGCGCACGATCGACGGGCGGGAGAGCTCCGGATACTGGCCGGCGAGCACGGCGGCCTTCCACATCAACGCCGCCGTCGCGGGTGCGGTGATGCACTACGTCCGCACGACGGGTGACCAGGACTTCGAGCGGGAGGCGGGCACGGAGATCCTCGTCGAGACCGCGCGCCTCTGGGTGTCCCTCGGGCGCCGGGACGACGACGGCGGCTTCCACATCGACGGGGTCACCGGGCCCGACGAGTACACCGCCGTGGTCGACGACAACGTCTACACCAACCTCTCCGCCCGCCGGAACCTCCGCGGAGCCGCGGCAGCCGTCCGGCGGCATCCGAACGTCGCCGCCCGCCTCGGCGTGGACGACGACGAGATCTCCGCGTGGGAGGCCGCCGCCGACGGCATGACCGTGCTCTACGACGAGGAGCGGAAGGTGCACCCGCAGTCGGCGGGGTTCACCGCGCACGCCCGGTGGGATTTCGACGCCACCGGCCCCGACGACTATCCGCTGCACAGTCACTTCCCCTACTTCGACCTCTATCGCAAGCAGGTGCTGAAACAGGCCGACCTCGTGCTGGCGCTCTACACCGCGCACGAGGAGTTCACGTGGGAGGAGAAGGCCAGGGCGTTCGCCTACTACGACGCCCTCACCGTGCGTGACTCCTCGCTCTCCGCGGCCGCGCAGGCCGTGATCGCCGCCGAGGTGGGCCATCTCGAGCTCGCATCGGCGTACCTCGCGGAGCTCGCGGCCCTCGACCTGGACGATCTCCACGGCAACACGGACGAGGGACTGCACATCGCGGCCCTCGCCGGCATCTGGACGGGAGTCACGGCCGGCTACGGCGGCATGCGGGAGGGAGACGACGGCCTGTCCTTCCGGCCGCAGCTCCCCGACGGGGTGACCCGTCTCGCGTTCGGGGTGCGGCTGCACGGCTGCATCCTGCACGTCGACATCACGCCGGCGGAGACGACCTACCGGCTGAGCGCTGGCGAACCGGTGACGATCCGGCACGCGGGCGAGGAGCTCGTCCTGCACGCCGGCGTTCCGTCGAAACTGCCGACGCCGGACCGCGTCGAGCCGCTCACTCCGGCCCCGGTGCCGCCGCGCTGGCGGGAACCGGGACGACCGCGCGCCGGCGACTGA
- a CDS encoding SDR family oxidoreductase: MPPSVSRKGRSPRTRARRPPLDAQMVVVTGGSRGIGREAALGFARAGASVVLLARGEQALTETVEEIAAGGGDVRGIVCDVSDRRAVQDAVDQITHAFGRIDTWVGNAGVLLYAPVADTSPEEFRRVLDINVIGQLNGVQAALPALRRSGGTIIVVSSAEAVVALPWHGAYAASKHALEGAIDALRRELRAERAPVTITVVRPAVIDTPIYRHARSRMAFRPSGPHPHYRPRSVARAILHAAVHPARTTHVGGGALLLTGLQRVTPGVLDAALGRFGPRMMHTADAAPAQFGNLVGPLRDTDQRGGLPHRGRGSVSTWLRVHPGWRTAAVVALLGAVLSPWRRSRRRPPT, encoded by the coding sequence ATGCCGCCATCGGTCTCGCGGAAGGGGCGGTCGCCGCGCACACGCGCACGGCGGCCGCCCCTCGACGCACAGATGGTCGTCGTCACCGGCGGCTCCCGCGGCATCGGCCGGGAGGCGGCCCTCGGCTTCGCGCGAGCGGGGGCATCCGTCGTCCTGCTCGCCCGCGGTGAGCAGGCGCTGACCGAGACGGTCGAGGAGATCGCCGCGGGAGGCGGGGACGTCCGCGGGATCGTGTGCGACGTCTCCGACCGCCGGGCCGTGCAGGACGCGGTCGACCAGATCACGCACGCGTTCGGGCGGATCGACACCTGGGTCGGCAACGCGGGCGTGCTCCTCTATGCCCCGGTCGCCGACACCTCACCGGAGGAGTTCCGTCGCGTCCTCGACATCAACGTCATCGGACAGCTCAACGGCGTCCAGGCGGCACTGCCGGCGCTCCGGCGTTCGGGAGGGACGATCATCGTCGTGAGCTCGGCCGAGGCCGTGGTGGCGCTGCCGTGGCACGGCGCGTATGCCGCCTCCAAGCACGCACTGGAAGGAGCGATCGACGCGCTGCGCCGTGAACTGCGTGCCGAGCGCGCGCCGGTCACGATCACGGTGGTCCGACCCGCCGTCATCGACACACCGATCTACCGTCATGCCCGCAGTCGGATGGCGTTTCGGCCGAGCGGGCCGCATCCGCATTACCGTCCGCGGTCCGTGGCACGAGCGATCCTCCATGCCGCCGTGCACCCCGCACGCACCACCCACGTCGGTGGCGGCGCTCTCCTGCTCACCGGGCTCCAGCGCGTCACGCCGGGCGTGCTCGATGCCGCCCTCGGCCGGTTCGGTCCGCGGATGATGCACACGGCCGACGCCGCTCCGGCGCAGTTCGGGAACCTCGTCGGTCCGCTCCGCGACACCGACCAGCGCGGCGGGCTGCCGCACCGCGGACGCGGCAGCGTCAGCACCTGGCTGCGGGTGCACCCGGGGTGGCGGACCGCAGCGGTCGTCGCCCTCCTCGGCGCGGTGCTCTCGCCCTGGCGCCGCTCGCGTCGCCGACCGCCTACCTGA
- a CDS encoding manganese catalase family protein, translating into MFFHRQELQFSATPEAPDAVYARKLQEVLGGQYGEITVALQYQFQAWNMHIPGKYRDLVFGIGAEEMGHVEMLAVMIAQLLEKSPLGITEDAVQDDPTVAAIVGGTDVQQGIVAGAGARPVDSNGNPWQGSYITASGNLLADFMANANAEMQGRVQVARLCHMTDDHGVRDLLSFLLARDTMHQNQWLAAAEELKAEGAEKLPVPSNFPLSKEHRDVSYQYLNFSDGPAAAEGTWASGPTPDGHGEFSYHEGPTTTAEMPPPTHPDARFYGTTELPNVVEKVAGAAQDALHKE; encoded by the coding sequence ATGTTCTTCCATCGACAGGAGCTCCAATTCTCCGCGACGCCCGAGGCCCCGGACGCCGTGTACGCCCGCAAGCTGCAGGAGGTCCTCGGCGGGCAGTACGGCGAGATCACCGTCGCCCTGCAGTACCAGTTCCAGGCGTGGAACATGCACATCCCCGGCAAGTACCGCGACCTCGTCTTCGGCATCGGGGCCGAGGAGATGGGCCACGTCGAGATGCTCGCGGTCATGATCGCGCAACTCCTCGAGAAGTCCCCGCTCGGCATCACGGAGGACGCCGTGCAGGACGACCCGACGGTCGCCGCGATCGTCGGCGGTACGGACGTGCAGCAGGGCATCGTCGCCGGTGCCGGCGCCCGCCCGGTGGACAGCAACGGCAACCCGTGGCAGGGCTCGTACATCACCGCGAGCGGCAACCTCCTCGCCGACTTCATGGCCAATGCGAACGCCGAGATGCAGGGCAGGGTGCAGGTCGCCCGGCTCTGCCACATGACCGACGACCACGGCGTGCGCGATCTGCTGAGCTTCCTGCTGGCGCGCGACACCATGCACCAGAACCAGTGGCTCGCCGCCGCGGAGGAGCTGAAGGCCGAGGGCGCCGAGAAGCTGCCCGTGCCCAGCAACTTCCCGCTGTCCAAGGAGCACCGCGACGTGTCGTACCAGTACCTCAACTTCAGCGACGGTCCTGCCGCCGCGGAAGGCACATGGGCATCCGGACCGACGCCGGACGGACATGGCGAGTTCAGCTACCACGAGGGCCCGACGACCACGGCCGAGATGCCTCCGCCCACCCACCCCGACGCGCGCTTCTACGGCACGACCGAGCTGCCGAACGTCGTGGAGAAGGTGGCCGGCGCCGCGCAGGACGCGCTCCACAAGGAGTGA
- a CDS encoding M20/M25/M40 family metallo-hydrolase yields the protein MTEETAAAQDAIGAFLGSHVDEMVERLSAWVGIPSVSADPERRIDGVRSAHWIAGELRDAGFTTTLLSAGDAITVFAERSGAPGAPTVLFYTHHDVRHAKPEEWSETAPFTPVLRDGRLYGRGASDAKGQALAHVWAQRALAAADGPDAGVHLKLLIDGEEEIGSPHLQGLLEGDPARFACDLVVFSDTLQWEVDSPAPVTTMRGTLTATLTVQGPDRDVHSGAASGVTVNPALVLSRVLAQLHAEDGSIAIPGFYDDVPPLSEERAAELEAVPFDPDDWARRTETRVIVGEEGFTPKERLWVRPAIEVISLLAGDPEGIERSVIPREAMASLSIRTVADQRNHDVADALRAFIADVMPPEATYRLEVDEDIAQEPYVSPPGPYRDALERALALGYGRPIQGRMGNAGGGPAELLSRELAAPVIFLGTGLPEDHWHASDESIDLRMLVRGAATLAHLWRELAAAS from the coding sequence ATGACGGAGGAGACGGCGGCAGCGCAGGATGCGATCGGCGCCTTCCTCGGGTCCCACGTCGACGAGATGGTCGAGCGTCTGTCGGCCTGGGTCGGGATCCCCTCCGTGTCCGCGGACCCCGAGCGTCGCATTGACGGTGTGCGGTCTGCGCACTGGATCGCCGGAGAGCTACGCGATGCCGGCTTCACGACGACGCTGCTGTCGGCGGGTGACGCGATCACCGTGTTCGCCGAGCGGTCGGGCGCGCCGGGAGCGCCGACGGTCCTCTTCTACACACACCACGACGTCCGCCACGCCAAGCCGGAAGAGTGGAGCGAGACGGCGCCTTTCACTCCGGTGCTCCGCGACGGGCGGCTCTACGGTCGCGGTGCGTCGGACGCGAAAGGCCAGGCGCTCGCGCACGTCTGGGCCCAGCGCGCGCTCGCCGCCGCGGACGGACCTGATGCGGGGGTGCACCTCAAGCTGCTCATCGACGGCGAAGAGGAGATCGGCTCGCCTCACCTCCAGGGGTTGCTGGAGGGAGACCCCGCACGGTTCGCGTGCGACCTCGTGGTGTTCTCGGACACCCTCCAGTGGGAGGTCGATTCCCCGGCCCCGGTCACCACCATGCGCGGGACGCTCACGGCGACCCTCACGGTGCAGGGCCCTGACCGGGACGTGCACAGCGGTGCCGCGTCGGGCGTGACGGTGAACCCCGCGCTGGTGTTGTCCCGCGTGCTCGCGCAGCTGCACGCCGAAGACGGGAGCATCGCGATCCCCGGCTTCTACGACGACGTGCCGCCGCTCAGCGAGGAGCGTGCGGCAGAGCTGGAGGCGGTGCCGTTCGACCCGGATGACTGGGCGCGGCGCACCGAGACCAGGGTCATCGTCGGGGAGGAGGGCTTCACGCCGAAGGAGCGCCTCTGGGTGCGCCCGGCCATCGAGGTGATCTCGCTGCTCGCCGGTGACCCGGAGGGCATCGAGCGCTCCGTCATTCCGCGGGAGGCCATGGCCTCGCTGAGCATCCGGACCGTCGCCGACCAGCGCAACCATGACGTCGCCGACGCTCTCCGCGCCTTCATCGCCGACGTCATGCCCCCCGAGGCGACGTACCGTCTCGAGGTCGACGAGGACATCGCGCAGGAGCCGTATGTCTCTCCTCCGGGGCCGTACCGGGATGCGCTGGAGCGCGCTCTCGCCCTCGGGTACGGCCGACCGATCCAGGGGAGGATGGGCAATGCCGGGGGAGGGCCGGCCGAGCTGCTGTCCCGGGAACTCGCCGCCCCGGTGATCTTCCTCGGTACAGGGCTGCCCGAAGACCACTGGCATGCGAGCGACGAGAGCATCGATCTGCGCATGCTCGTCCGCGGCGCCGCGACGCTCGCGCATCTGTGGCGCGAGCTCGCCGCCGCCTCATGA